The Dehalococcoidia bacterium genome includes the window GCACCTTCAAGGCGCGGGGGCAGGCCGCAGCCGTCTCCCGGGCTAAGGAGTTGGGGGTGAAGGGGCTGGTCATCCCCTCGGCGGGCAACGCCGCCGGTGCCATGGCAGCCTACGCGGCGCGCGCCGGCCTGCCCGCCTATGTGTTCATGCCACAGGACGCCCCCGAGGCCAACAAGAAGGAGTGCGCCGTGGCGGGGGCGCACCTGGAACTGGTAGCGGGGCACATCGGCGATGCGGGACGCCTCAGCCGCGTGCGCGCCCAGGAACTGGGGCTGCTGGATGTCTCCACCCTGCGGGAGCCGTATCGGGTAGAGGGGAAAAAGATCATGGGCTACGAGATTGTGGAGGGCTTAGGGTGGCGTTACCCCGGAGCTATCGTGTACCCTACGGGCGGGGGTACGGGATTGGTGGGGATGTGGAAGGCCTTTGATGAGATGGAGGCGTTAGGGTGGGTGGAGGGGCCACGCCCCAAGATGTTCTGCGTGCAGGCCGAGGGGTGTGCTCCCATCGTGCGGGCCTTCCAGGAGGGCAAGGAGCGGGCAGAACCGTTCCCCCATCCCCAGACCATCGCCTCGGGGCTGCGGGTGCCGGCGCCCTTTGCCGATTACCTTATTCTCCAAGTGGTTCGCGCCAGCGGGGGGAGTGCCCTGGCCGTCAGCGACCGGGAGATGGTGGAGTGTGTGCGGGAGATGGCTTCTCTGGAGGGAGTGTTCGCTTGCCCTGAAGGGGCGGCCACCCTTGCGGGCCTCAAGCGCCTGCTGGCGGAGGGGCGCATCAACCCCGACGAGCCCATCATCCTACTGAACACCGGGAGCGGGCTAAAGTATCTAGATGTGCTCTGAGCCGATGCCGGGAGGGCGCAGGCGGGTGAAACGCACAGGCTCCGTCCAGAAGCGGGAGGCGTTCCCCTCGGTGCGCTGCACCAAAATGTTGCGGAGCCACTCTTGGTCGTTCGTCTGGGGGAAGTCGGTGCGGTAGTGGCTCCCGCGCGACTCGGTGCGTAGGAGGGCGCTCTGCACCAACAGGCGCGAGACCGTCAACATACTGCGCAGATCCAGCCACACCTGCCAGGCCATGTTGAACTCCCGCACAGGGGGCACAGAAGCGCGGTGTAGGCGCTCCTCTAACGCGTTTAAGCCCGCCAGGGCGTCCTGCAGGCCCTGGGCATTGCGTACCACGCCCGCCTTCTCCCACATCAGGTCTTGCAACGCTTTGCGCAGGGCGAACACCGACTCCTCGCCGTTGCAGGAGAAGGGGGCAAGGGCCTGCTCCCACGCCTCTTGCACTGCCGAGGGGGACACGGAAGGCTCAGGGCGGGTGCCCGCCTCTTGGGCGGCGCAGTCGCCCGCCCGCCCGCCGAACACGGTGGACTCGGCAATGCCGTTGCCACCCAGGCGGTTGGCCCCGTGAACCCCGCCGGCGTCCTCCCCGGCCACCAGCAGGCCGGGGATGTTGGTGTGGCACCAGGGGTCAATGCGCGCCCCGCCCATGTGGAAGTGGGCTGTGGGGGAGACGGGCACCGGCCCCCGTGCCAGGTCATACCCCGCCTCCCGACAGCGCTGGGCCATGCCGGGGAAGGTGCGCTCCACGAACTCCGCCCCCAGGTGGGAGGCGTCCAGGAGCACTGCCCCTTCGGGGGTGCCCCGCCCCTCTTGGATTTCCAGGTAACTGGCCCGCGCCACGATGTCCCGGGTGGAGCGCTCCATCCTCTGGGGGTCATAGCGGGCCATGAAGCGCTCGCCTCGGGCGTTGTAGAGGCGTGCGCCTGCCCCCCGCAGGCCCTCCTCCAGCACCGCCCCCGTCAGCACCGAGGGGCCAGCGATGATGCCTGTGGGGTGGAACTGGTACATCTCCATGTCTTGGAGCACCACCCCCGCCCGCCAGCACATGGCCATGCCATCTCCCGCCTTCTCCAAAGAGGGGGCGGAGATGCGGTAGAGACGTGCCCCCCCACCCGTTGCCACAATGGTGACGCGGGCGAGGGCCACCAGGGGCTGACCCGTGCGGATGTTCAACAAGAGGGCACCCCCACACCCTCCGTCTCGGGCGGGGAGTAAGTCCAACGCACGGTGTTCGTCCAGCAGGGTTACAGAGGTGCCCAGCAGGCGCTCCTTGAGGCGGGTCATCACCTCAATGCCCGTCAGGTCGCCTTTGTGGACGGTGCGGTCAAAACTCTGGCCGGCGAAGGGCTTTTGGGCGATGCGTCCATCGGGGCGGCGGTCAAAAAAGCACCCGATGCGCTCCAACTCGGCGATGCGCTGGGGGGCCTCGCTCACCAACACCCAGGCCAACTCCTGGTCGTTGAGCCACGCTCCGCCTTTGAGGGTGTCCAGGAAGTGGGCCTCCAAGGAGTCGGCGGGGTCCAGGACGGCGTTGAAGCCCCCCTGCACCATGCGGGTGCACCCGCTCTGCCCCACCAGCCCCTTGGCCACGACGGTAATGGCTAAGCGGGGGTCTGTGTGCTCGGCGTGCAGGGCGGCGAACAGGCCCGCCCCGCCCCCACCGAGAATAAGGATGTCGGTGCGTAGGGTAGGGAAGTCCACTACCCCCTCCCCAGGGTAAGAAGGGATTTCAAGCGATAGGCTACCACTTTTCGGCGCAGGCGTTGGATGGCATCGGTGGGGGCCAAGCCCTTAGGGCACACGGCGGTGCAGTCCAGCATCGTATGACACCGCCACAGCCCCCCCTCGTGAGCGATGCGGGTGAGGCGCTGGGGGCGCTGGGTATCGCGCGGGTCGGCCACCAGCACATAGGCGCGGTTGAGGGCCGCCGGCCCCAAAAAGTCGGGGGCCATCCCCACCATCCGACAGGCCGACAGGCATAACCCACAGGCGATGCACTCCCGATGGGCGTCTATGGCCTCCCGGCGGGGGTCATCC containing:
- a CDS encoding threonine synthase, with protein sequence MRSYLSHLECTACGRVCSAEQVHTVCPACGRVLYARYDLERARNAVDPKMVAGRPRSMWRWWEVLPVRDPRNIVSLGEGDTPLLPAPRLGQRLGCARLYIKDESLNPTGTFKARGQAAAVSRAKELGVKGLVIPSAGNAAGAMAAYAARAGLPAYVFMPQDAPEANKKECAVAGAHLELVAGHIGDAGRLSRVRAQELGLLDVSTLREPYRVEGKKIMGYEIVEGLGWRYPGAIVYPTGGGTGLVGMWKAFDEMEALGWVEGPRPKMFCVQAEGCAPIVRAFQEGKERAEPFPHPQTIASGLRVPAPFADYLILQVVRASGGSALAVSDREMVECVREMASLEGVFACPEGAATLAGLKRLLAEGRINPDEPIILLNTGSGLKYLDVL
- a CDS encoding FAD-dependent oxidoreductase, which produces MDFPTLRTDILILGGGGAGLFAALHAEHTDPRLAITVVAKGLVGQSGCTRMVQGGFNAVLDPADSLEAHFLDTLKGGAWLNDQELAWVLVSEAPQRIAELERIGCFFDRRPDGRIAQKPFAGQSFDRTVHKGDLTGIEVMTRLKERLLGTSVTLLDEHRALDLLPARDGGCGGALLLNIRTGQPLVALARVTIVATGGGARLYRISAPSLEKAGDGMAMCWRAGVVLQDMEMYQFHPTGIIAGPSVLTGAVLEEGLRGAGARLYNARGERFMARYDPQRMERSTRDIVARASYLEIQEGRGTPEGAVLLDASHLGAEFVERTFPGMAQRCREAGYDLARGPVPVSPTAHFHMGGARIDPWCHTNIPGLLVAGEDAGGVHGANRLGGNGIAESTVFGGRAGDCAAQEAGTRPEPSVSPSAVQEAWEQALAPFSCNGEESVFALRKALQDLMWEKAGVVRNAQGLQDALAGLNALEERLHRASVPPVREFNMAWQVWLDLRSMLTVSRLLVQSALLRTESRGSHYRTDFPQTNDQEWLRNILVQRTEGNASRFWTEPVRFTRLRPPGIGSEHI